A DNA window from Cydia pomonella isolate Wapato2018A chromosome 18, ilCydPomo1, whole genome shotgun sequence contains the following coding sequences:
- the LOC133527676 gene encoding uncharacterized protein LOC133527676: MTNFPHSCPTDTWFLRPSSCHSLSLCGHCNILRNLVIFRKVVAFFVSKKSDIMGKRKRKDKNRHLKEKIRRLEDRLNRYSSSDSGTDEEYNDYDRYYPESYDYPNNPGSEDEVPLMPWSDSEHSLPDTTPKSVIMHPAPIVGSAPNSDAPCNVNEPVSADPVISTKTDISQTLPSDILEALGDPKGKEEIYGPKIPDEISKRWGRVLVDGLEKDVKQKLPEKHLIPDNFRLAKAPILNPEIISVLNESVRYRDKLLEKEQNQLGLGISELTNLASAIITENLDKVEILKKLSEASQIFLDLHHDQTTRRRKLITTTLDKKFVTIISDVKRDTYLFGANLGEKIKATKTAETSGLQVKRKDVNAIASTSRKYPNQGNWRGPPRTYYQHHHLQRAPRQGGPRPRYPHQQRYRPPVPDRQALSTRKPPNKTPKA, from the exons atgaCTAACTTCCCCCACTCCTGCCCCACCGACACCTGGTTCTTGCGCCCGAGTTCGTGTCATTCTCTTTCTTTGTGCGGGCATTGTAACATCTTACGTAACTTAGTTATTTTTCGTAAAGTCGTAGCCTTTTTTGTATCGAAAAAATCAGATATAATGGGAAAACGTAAACGTAAGGATAAAAATCGtcatttaaaagaaaagattAGGCGATTAGAAGATCGACTCAACCGTTATTCATCATCAGATTCGGGAACAGACGAAG AATACAATGATTACGATCGGTACTATCCAGAATCGTACGATTACCCTAACAATCCAGGTAGTGAAGATGAAGTGCCCCTTATGCCGTGGTCTGATTCGGAACACTCACTTCCCGATACAACACCCAAATCGGTTATCATGCATCCTGCACCGATAGTGGGCTCAGCACCTAATTCTGACGCACCTTGTAACGTCAATGAACCGGTATCAGCTGATCCGGTTATCAGCACCAAAACCGATATATCACAAACGTTGCCGTCTGATATATTAGAGGCCCTCGGAGACCCTAAAGGAAAAGAGGAAATATATGGGCCAAAAATACCTGACGAGATCTCTAAACGTTGGGGCCGGGTACTCGTTGATGGTCTAGAAAAAGATGTAAAGCAAAAACTGCCTGAAAAACACCTCATACCAGATAACTTTCGTTTGGCTAAAGCCCCTATTTTAAATCCAGAGATTATATCGGTGCTTAACGAATCAGTCAGATACCGTGACAAGTTATTAGAAAAAGAGCAAAACCAACTGGGCCTCGGCATTTCGGAGCTCACAAATCTAGCTTCTGCGATAATCACAGAAAACTTAGATAAAGTCGAAATATTAAAGAAACTTTCGGAAGCTAGCCAAATTTTCCTAGACCTTCATCACGATCAGACCACTAGGAGAAGAAAACTCATAACCACAACTCTTGACAAAAAGTTTGTCACCATAATATCGGACGTAAAAAGGGATACCTACCTGTTTGGCGCAAACCTAGGGGAAAAAATAAAAGCCACAAAAACAGCGGAAACATCGGGACTACAAGTGAAGCGTAAAGATGTCAACGCTATCGCATCTACGTCTAGGAAATATCCCAACCAGGGAAACTGGAGGGGCCCACCCCGAACATACTACCAACATCATCATTTACAACGAGCACCGAGACAGGGTGGGCCGAGACCGCGCTACCCCCACCAACAGCGGTACCGTCCGCCAGTTCCCGATCGTCAAGCCCTATCAACGCGCAAGCCACCCAACAAGACCCCAAAAGCCTAA